One Chryseobacterium wanjuense genomic region harbors:
- a CDS encoding helix-turn-helix domain-containing protein: MNNSIGFKIKKLREQKEISQEDLAFQLDISQSYLSKIENGSIEKIDFLFMQRVAEFFKVEPQYFLEGDTVINDIETSNNSAVGYFRNYTINNNIDGDLFKSFVQNQEQITKQQEQISQLMEMQNKLIEKLLKN; this comes from the coding sequence ATGAATAACAGCATTGGTTTTAAAATAAAAAAATTAAGAGAACAAAAGGAAATTTCGCAGGAAGACCTGGCTTTCCAACTGGATATTTCACAAAGCTATCTCAGCAAAATAGAAAACGGCTCTATTGAAAAAATAGACTTTCTTTTTATGCAGCGAGTAGCAGAGTTTTTTAAGGTAGAACCTCAATATTTTCTGGAAGGCGATACTGTTATTAATGACATTGAAACAAGTAATAATTCAGCTGTTGGATATTTTAGAAACTATACAATAAACAACAACATTGATGGAGATTTGTTTAAAAGTTTTGTGCAAAATCAAGAACAAATTACAAAACAACAAGAACAAATCAGTCAGCTTATGGAAATGCAGAATAAGCTGATCGAAAAACTTCTGAAAAACTAG
- a CDS encoding helix-turn-helix domain-containing protein codes for MNNSIGFKIKKLREQKEISQEDLAFQLDISQSYLSKIENGSIEKIDFLFMQRVAEFFKVEPQYFLEGDTIFNVETSNNSAVGNIHMSTINNNIDNDLFKSVMQNQQQISQLMEMQNKLIEKLLKN; via the coding sequence ATGAATAACAGCATTGGTTTTAAAATAAAAAAATTAAGGGAACAAAAGGAAATTTCGCAGGAAGACCTGGCTTTCCAATTGGATATTTCACAAAGCTACCTCAGCAAAATAGAAAACGGCTCTATTGAAAAAATAGACTTTCTTTTTATGCAGCGAGTAGCAGAGTTTTTTAAGGTAGAACCTCAATATTTTCTGGAAGGTGATACAATTTTTAATGTTGAAACAAGTAATAATTCTGCTGTGGGTAATATTCATATGTCTACAATAAATAATAATATTGATAATGATTTGTTTAAAAGCGTCATGCAAAATCAGCAACAAATCAGCCAGCTCATGGAAATGCAGAATAAGCTGATCGAAAAACTTCTGAAAAACTAG
- a CDS encoding GLPGLI family protein codes for MRYYFSILLLFSFFFACSQQKEEKSFSDLEVLYEYSFTRDTTDVDPSHRSKELMVLDCNPRSSIYYSRQYVAARKVFEQAGIAAQTSANVEIRTADLPKYKISYSIYRNGSQIYYTGNIFRDVFTFESTYLKWNTNYDEVKTILGYRCNKATTNFNNRIFTAWYTKDIPISEGPYRFKGLTGLILEINDEKNYHSFKAIGIEKKQTEIKPLQKGIPVTREQYIKKREEFKSNPYPERKNLPKERRDQMIESFKKEVPLER; via the coding sequence ATGCGTTATTACTTTTCAATTTTATTGCTCTTTTCTTTCTTTTTTGCATGTTCCCAGCAGAAAGAAGAAAAATCCTTTTCCGATCTTGAGGTTCTTTATGAATATTCTTTTACCAGAGATACGACAGATGTAGATCCCAGTCACCGGTCAAAAGAGCTCATGGTTTTAGATTGTAATCCCCGGTCATCAATATATTATAGTAGGCAATATGTAGCGGCAAGAAAGGTTTTTGAGCAAGCCGGTATTGCTGCCCAGACTTCGGCGAATGTGGAAATCCGCACTGCTGATCTTCCCAAATACAAAATAAGTTACTCGATATATAGGAATGGCTCGCAAATCTATTACACAGGAAACATCTTTCGGGACGTCTTTACATTCGAAAGTACCTATCTGAAATGGAATACGAATTATGATGAGGTAAAAACGATTCTCGGATATCGATGCAACAAAGCGACAACCAATTTTAATAACAGGATATTTACGGCTTGGTATACGAAAGATATTCCGATTTCGGAAGGACCTTACAGGTTTAAAGGATTGACAGGTTTGATTCTGGAAATCAATGATGAAAAAAATTACCACTCATTCAAAGCAATAGGTATAGAAAAAAAGCAGACGGAAATAAAACCCCTGCAAAAAGGCATTCCTGTAACAAGGGAGCAGTATATTAAAAAGAGAGAAGAATTTAAAAGTAATCCGTATCCGGAAAGAAAGAATCTTCCCAAAGAGAGAAGAGATCAGATGATTGAATCTTTTAAAAAGGAAGTTCCGTTGGAACGATAA
- a CDS encoding thioredoxin family protein: MKKLAILSSLFIGAIAFAQGIKFEDTNFKTILAKAKKENKLVFIDAYASWCGPCKLMVKNVFPQKAVGDYYNSHFVNAKIDMEKGEGIDLAKKYNVKAFPTYLFVDGNGEVVHRTLGYVEENDFIQFAKDAGDPSKRIGTLKQRFENGEKDPEFLKNLAELTMYNDSEFAGRVMERYLSGKTELDRGDVQMLLTGAQNTDSPLYKMFQARKVEITKILPAEKYDAIDKNIKINSIFKKSYNADTKTWNDSYFMTEAQKFLTKDEAEKILKRAKAGRALKDKDIPTYEKLSLELYKDTSAANSEELNSIAWNFFENVNTKSSLEKAVTWAQESVKKNENYANTDTLANLYNKIGDKKNAKLWAEKSIELAKKEGQDSADTEKLLKTL, translated from the coding sequence AAGCTAAAAAAGAAAATAAACTTGTATTCATCGACGCCTACGCATCATGGTGCGGGCCATGCAAACTGATGGTGAAAAATGTTTTCCCACAGAAAGCAGTCGGGGATTATTACAATTCTCACTTTGTAAACGCCAAAATCGATATGGAGAAAGGTGAAGGTATTGATCTTGCTAAAAAATACAACGTAAAAGCCTTTCCTACTTATCTTTTCGTAGACGGAAACGGTGAGGTGGTACACAGAACGCTGGGTTATGTTGAAGAAAACGACTTCATCCAATTTGCAAAAGATGCAGGAGATCCTAGTAAAAGAATAGGAACATTAAAGCAAAGATTCGAAAACGGGGAAAAAGATCCTGAGTTTTTGAAAAATCTTGCTGAGCTTACGATGTACAATGATTCTGAATTTGCAGGACGTGTGATGGAGCGTTATTTGAGCGGAAAAACAGAACTAGACAGAGGAGATGTACAAATGCTGCTTACCGGAGCACAAAATACAGACAGCCCTTTGTACAAAATGTTCCAAGCCAGAAAAGTGGAAATCACGAAAATTCTTCCTGCAGAAAAATATGATGCTATTGACAAAAATATCAAGATCAACAGTATTTTCAAGAAGTCTTACAATGCCGATACAAAAACTTGGAACGACAGCTATTTCATGACGGAAGCGCAAAAATTCTTAACAAAAGATGAAGCTGAAAAGATTCTGAAAAGAGCAAAAGCAGGCAGAGCTTTGAAAGATAAAGACATCCCAACTTACGAAAAATTAAGTTTGGAATTATATAAAGATACTTCAGCTGCGAATTCAGAAGAGCTGAACTCAATAGCATGGAACTTCTTTGAAAATGTGAATACTAAATCTTCTCTGGAAAAAGCAGTAACCTGGGCTCAGGAATCTGTAAAGAAAAATGAAAATTATGCCAATACAGATACATTGGCCAATCTTTACAACAAGATCGGAGACAAGAAAAATGCTAAGCTTTGGGCAGAAAAATCTATTGAACTGGCTAAAAAAGAAGGACAGGATTCTGCAGACACAGAAAAGCTGTTGAAAACCCTTTAA